AAAGACGTATCCGACTAGAGAAAGAAGAAGCTGGAGGTAGAGTGAACCTAGCTTTATCGGTGTTTTGTCTAAGTGTACAGAAGGAAGGAAAACTTGCGGATGACTCCTGTTTATTAGTAGCTAAAAACAACCGATTTAAATAATGTTGCAAGGTTTCATCTGAATAAGAGAGTGCTCCTTCATCTGCTTGAGGGAGAGTAAACACAAATGGTCGCTCTGTCATGATAGATACAGGCACCCAAGGACTTGATAATTGGAAATATTTCATTTCCTCACGAAGATCAGGTAGTGATAAAAATAGATCACCTACTCGATAACGATCGGATATGGGACTTATAGAAAGAAGCCGACATAGATGGGGAAAGAAACCTTCCTTTTGAGGTTTCATTTCATCATCCAACAAATGATAAGGGTTTTTTTTAACTTTTCGTGCGGTAACACCATGCTGTAACATGCGACTGTTCTGGGGATAATCTGGATCTTTGGTAAGAATTAGGCCCTTAAGTAAATGAACGCATCCGTAAAACAATAGGAGAGGCTTGATTAATAAAGAACTTTTCTCAGCCATCCCATAAAAATGTCTAGCTTGCATCCAAGTGTATAAAAAACGAGTGCTGTTTTGAAAGGCATGCTTTTCAGGATTTGGTAAGCCCATTCTTTGATAAGAAGCAGTAAGAAAAGAACGTGAAGTAGGCTCGGTTTCCATAATAGAAAGCTGTTGCCAGACATCTTGAAGAGACATGGAAAAATTACCCCTTTATTTTCCGAATATTCATTTTTATAAATACTATTCTTATGTAATCTAA
This is a stretch of genomic DNA from Brevibacillus laterosporus DSM 25. It encodes these proteins:
- a CDS encoding YaaC family protein; its protein translation is MSLQDVWQQLSIMETEPTSRSFLTASYQRMGLPNPEKHAFQNSTRFLYTWMQARHFYGMAEKSSLLIKPLLLFYGCVHLLKGLILTKDPDYPQNSRMLQHGVTARKVKKNPYHLLDDEMKPQKEGFFPHLCRLLSISPISDRYRVGDLFLSLPDLREEMKYFQLSSPWVPVSIMTERPFVFTLPQADEGALSYSDETLQHYLNRLFLATNKQESSASFPSFCTLRQNTDKARFTLPPASSFSSRIRLFECDDRVSLLEHPLFSIDQNRNFYLWNDIQNQPIALFANHYLLLYGLSMLCRYESELWGELVLSHQYAEKLLIDKFCTYHMELFPYMVGRQLQLLT